The following are from one region of the Marinomonas sp. CT5 genome:
- a CDS encoding helix-turn-helix domain-containing protein: MLQNSAFEIQPQSPLSFKESMDIEEHAGNMSGWKVRYDQISAGQFAGSITELNLTGMQLIRDKSNQAIIKNGESIPDSILFTLPLVPAAENLYCEGHIFTPSNLLVSNWRNLPEIKTPANLDVICINASQDLLQNALDRQNTILDISDTAHCYQLDKIGNQDELLTLLKTVMTPNNLQPLLEHEAIRKGIRDTLLQNLLELINEEEVQYLTSLARKRIVDKARDYVLANINDAPSIVDLCNAVGASRRKLQYCFQETLGINPVTYLRTIRLNSAHRELLMQDGTKQVQNIAAKWGFLHLSRFANDYKQLFGELPSDTIKRKQ; the protein is encoded by the coding sequence ATGCTCCAAAATAGTGCTTTTGAAATTCAGCCTCAATCCCCTCTTTCCTTTAAAGAAAGTATGGATATTGAAGAACATGCCGGAAACATGTCGGGATGGAAGGTTCGATATGACCAAATATCCGCAGGGCAATTTGCAGGAAGCATTACAGAACTCAACTTAACTGGCATGCAGTTAATTAGAGATAAATCTAACCAGGCTATTATCAAAAATGGTGAATCAATACCGGATTCCATCCTATTTACTTTGCCTTTGGTTCCGGCTGCTGAAAACCTCTATTGCGAAGGTCATATCTTCACTCCGTCAAACTTATTGGTGTCTAACTGGCGAAACTTACCTGAAATTAAAACCCCAGCAAACCTAGACGTCATCTGCATTAACGCCTCACAAGACCTTTTACAAAACGCCCTTGATCGACAAAATACCATTCTCGATATTTCAGATACCGCCCATTGTTATCAACTCGATAAAATAGGTAATCAGGATGAGCTACTCACCTTATTAAAAACGGTGATGACTCCAAATAATCTTCAGCCCTTGTTAGAGCATGAGGCGATTCGAAAAGGCATTCGAGATACCTTATTGCAAAACTTGCTTGAGCTCATCAATGAAGAAGAAGTCCAATATTTAACCTCATTAGCGCGCAAGCGTATCGTTGATAAAGCAAGGGACTATGTCTTAGCCAACATTAACGACGCGCCTTCTATCGTTGACTTGTGTAATGCAGTGGGGGCAAGTCGTAGAAAGCTTCAATATTGTTTTCAAGAAACATTAGGCATCAACCCTGTCACCTACCTAAGAACCATTCGTTTAAATTCCGCTCATCGTGAGTTATTAATGCAAGATGGCACTAAACAAGTGCAGAACATAGCGGCAAAATGGGGATTCTTACACCTCAGTCGCTTTGCAAACGACTATAAACAACTCTTCGGTGAGCTCCCTTCGGACACAATTAAACGAAAGCAATAG
- a CDS encoding p-hydroxyphenylacetate 3-hydroxylase reductase component, translating to MSFDPKEFRRCLGNFATGVTVITAESADGTQVGVTANSFNSVSLDPPLILWSIVKTSSSYAVFENSDHFAVNILAADQIDLSNNFAKPSDNKFANVETQSGVGGAPLLQNTAANFQCEKYQVVDGGDHWIMIGKVVAFENLGRAPLLYVQGSYAGAIPFTGAKTPATNVASDKTLARLHDSAIYLMHKVLQKVQENYLPKQSATGLSTSEARMLLVLSDTTGITIDDLSNLVTIPAVDVVDGVESLKGFGLINSDLALTEKGHDMAERLWAISDQQQADIFANLQENELANFKQQLQQLLKQLS from the coding sequence ATGAGCTTCGACCCTAAAGAATTCCGTCGCTGCCTTGGCAATTTTGCCACAGGCGTGACCGTTATTACGGCAGAGTCCGCTGATGGGACACAAGTTGGCGTAACAGCTAACAGCTTTAACTCTGTGTCTCTTGATCCACCACTGATACTGTGGAGCATTGTTAAAACATCCAGCAGTTATGCTGTATTTGAAAACTCGGACCATTTCGCTGTCAATATTTTAGCGGCGGATCAAATTGACCTATCCAATAACTTTGCCAAACCAAGTGACAATAAATTTGCCAATGTTGAAACACAATCTGGTGTTGGCGGTGCCCCACTGCTTCAAAATACAGCCGCCAATTTCCAGTGTGAAAAATACCAAGTTGTCGACGGTGGCGATCATTGGATCATGATTGGGAAAGTGGTTGCCTTTGAAAACTTAGGCCGCGCGCCCTTACTTTATGTTCAAGGTAGCTATGCTGGCGCGATTCCTTTCACTGGCGCCAAAACTCCCGCTACAAATGTGGCATCGGATAAAACATTAGCCCGTCTACACGACAGCGCTATCTATCTTATGCACAAAGTACTGCAAAAGGTTCAAGAGAACTATCTACCAAAACAGTCAGCAACAGGCCTCAGTACGAGCGAAGCTCGTATGTTACTTGTCTTAAGTGATACCACAGGAATCACCATCGATGACTTAAGTAATCTGGTGACTATTCCAGCCGTTGATGTGGTTGATGGCGTTGAAAGCTTGAAAGGTTTTGGCTTGATTAACAGTGATCTTGCACTGACTGAAAAAGGTCATGATATGGCCGAAAGATTATGGGCTATCTCAGATCAGCAACAAGCCGATATTTTTGCAAACCTTCAAGAAAATGAATTAGCCAATTTTAAACAGCAATTGCAACAATTGCTAAAACAACTCAGCTAA
- a CDS encoding MFS transporter — MIPFPYFILMAMCSPIALNAILPALPDIAQQLGIDSSTVQLNYSLYLAALALGQFSVGAVIARLGNRSTILLGISFFVIGGLIALATEQLFFMLLGRVLQGIGGAFTLSMSRALLVASYGGKRASQKMGYLVMAIALSQGIAPLMGGSLNTHIGWQAIFALSAFQGAILLYFSLKLIQPAAQKPAKLPLKMLLSHYMSLIRLPSFRHYAMANTLIALCFYLFISASPYLTKDLSDNRLAYGYWFILVSGAFMLGGYLSTLFNKRLALDKSIQLGNRLCVLGATVLLILQLSMPMSFASLFLPMSVITLGRGISQASYQSAAIATADKLSGMASGLLGFLQLSFGAIFSQIVPLLIDLHPHTIGFAILGCTLLAALAHRNIRTMQ, encoded by the coding sequence ATGATCCCCTTCCCTTATTTCATTTTGATGGCGATGTGTAGTCCTATCGCCCTAAATGCCATTTTGCCGGCTTTGCCTGATATAGCGCAGCAACTCGGCATTGACTCATCAACAGTACAATTAAACTATTCTCTTTATTTGGCCGCGCTTGCCTTAGGCCAGTTTTCTGTAGGAGCCGTCATTGCCAGACTTGGAAACCGCTCTACCATTCTATTAGGTATCTCTTTCTTTGTGATTGGTGGGTTAATCGCGCTGGCAACAGAGCAGTTATTTTTTATGCTGCTGGGTCGAGTACTGCAAGGTATTGGTGGCGCCTTTACCCTTTCAATGTCCAGAGCATTGCTGGTTGCCAGTTATGGGGGAAAACGCGCGTCACAGAAAATGGGCTATCTGGTCATGGCCATCGCCTTATCACAAGGCATTGCTCCCTTAATGGGTGGTTCATTGAATACCCATATAGGTTGGCAAGCTATCTTTGCTCTTTCCGCCTTTCAAGGGGCTATTTTACTGTATTTTAGCCTTAAACTGATTCAACCAGCGGCGCAAAAACCAGCTAAGCTGCCATTAAAAATGCTGCTTAGTCATTATATGAGCCTCATTCGTCTGCCTTCTTTTAGGCATTACGCCATGGCAAATACACTGATTGCCCTGTGTTTTTATCTGTTTATTAGTGCCTCTCCCTATCTTACCAAAGATCTAAGCGACAACCGGCTCGCCTATGGTTATTGGTTCATCTTGGTATCTGGCGCCTTTATGCTGGGAGGATATCTAAGCACATTATTCAATAAGCGATTGGCGTTAGATAAATCCATCCAACTTGGAAACCGTTTATGCGTTCTTGGCGCCACGGTTTTATTGATACTGCAACTTAGCATGCCGATGAGTTTTGCCTCTCTCTTTTTACCCATGTCTGTCATTACGCTGGGACGCGGTATCAGCCAAGCAAGCTATCAAAGCGCCGCCATAGCAACGGCCGATAAATTATCAGGCATGGCCTCAGGATTACTCGGTTTTCTCCAATTAAGTTTTGGGGCCATTTTTTCTCAGATTGTGCCCTTATTGATCGACCTGCATCCTCATACCATTGGCTTTGCCATCTTGGGCTGTACTCTTTTAGCGGCCTTGGCCCATAGAAACATACGAACAATGCAATAA
- the hpaR gene encoding homoprotocatechuate degradation operon regulator HpaR has product MKRLEDSLTLQLLRARESSMTFFRPVLQKAGFTEQQWRVLRVLNDHEELEAKQLAHLCCILSPSLTRIITRFEEDGFIIRKKSPTDQRISLLSLTPMAMKVVKEFRPEVDAAYQRIIEKLGEDKLKELSRLLSDIIALES; this is encoded by the coding sequence ATGAAAAGATTAGAAGACTCCCTCACACTGCAACTGTTAAGAGCACGTGAATCATCTATGACGTTTTTTAGACCTGTGCTACAAAAGGCAGGTTTTACCGAACAACAATGGCGAGTCTTACGGGTTTTAAATGATCATGAAGAACTAGAAGCCAAACAACTGGCTCATCTATGCTGCATTCTTAGCCCAAGTTTGACGCGGATTATTACGCGCTTTGAAGAAGATGGTTTTATCATTCGCAAAAAATCACCAACGGATCAGCGTATCTCTTTGCTTTCTTTAACCCCTATGGCGATGAAAGTCGTTAAAGAATTCCGTCCAGAAGTAGATGCCGCTTACCAACGCATCATCGAAAAGCTAGGGGAAGACAAACTAAAAGAACTTAGTCGACTGTTGAGCGATATTATTGCTTTGGAAAGCTAA
- a CDS encoding MsnO8 family LLM class oxidoreductase, with product MNLKLSVVDQTPVHGSHNKKAAPSLTVELAKYCDEWNYHRYWVAEHHDSVHFANPCPEILVAHLASITKRIKVGSGGVMLSNYSPLKVAECFAMLASLFPGRIDLGVGRAPGGSAMTSAALAFPNKASNGQFYAEQAALLESFIHGSFDEDHPFGAIHVMPEVGDVPDLWMLGSSGGSAELAGQLGYHLALARFIDAENCHPRIFEAHQKAWQQAGHERPLQRMLAIACICAETEEEAKLRAGTAVYRKFATQIGQREDFLTPAQVRDRYHEMPVSHQALFDRIEASYTIGTPEQCWAEMNDLARVFKVDEISLVTVTHSQADRLDSYRLLANNL from the coding sequence ATGAACTTAAAATTATCGGTTGTTGATCAAACGCCAGTACATGGCTCCCATAATAAAAAAGCGGCTCCTTCATTAACGGTGGAGTTAGCAAAGTATTGTGATGAATGGAATTACCATCGTTATTGGGTTGCGGAACATCACGATAGCGTGCATTTTGCTAATCCTTGTCCTGAGATCTTAGTGGCTCATTTGGCCAGTATTACCAAGCGCATCAAAGTCGGCAGTGGCGGCGTGATGTTATCTAACTATAGTCCATTGAAAGTGGCAGAGTGTTTTGCCATGTTGGCCTCACTTTTCCCCGGACGAATTGATCTTGGGGTTGGGCGTGCACCTGGTGGTTCGGCGATGACATCCGCCGCTTTGGCCTTTCCCAATAAAGCGTCGAATGGACAGTTTTATGCAGAGCAAGCGGCATTGCTAGAAAGTTTTATTCATGGTTCTTTTGACGAAGACCATCCTTTTGGCGCGATACATGTGATGCCTGAAGTCGGTGATGTGCCGGATTTATGGATGCTTGGGTCCAGTGGTGGCAGTGCAGAGTTAGCGGGACAGCTGGGCTATCATTTGGCGTTGGCTCGATTTATTGATGCTGAAAATTGCCATCCGCGAATTTTTGAAGCACATCAAAAAGCGTGGCAACAGGCTGGGCATGAACGTCCATTACAAAGGATGTTGGCGATTGCTTGTATTTGTGCAGAAACAGAAGAGGAAGCCAAACTCCGAGCAGGAACGGCAGTGTATCGTAAATTTGCCACTCAAATAGGTCAGCGGGAAGATTTTTTAACGCCAGCTCAAGTTCGGGATAGATATCACGAAATGCCTGTCTCTCATCAAGCTTTGTTTGATCGAATTGAAGCCAGCTATACCATTGGCACACCAGAACAATGTTGGGCAGAAATGAATGACCTGGCGAGGGTGTTCAAGGTTGATGAAATCTCTTTAGTAACGGTGACCCATAGCCAAGCCGATCGTCTAGACAGTTACCGTTTGTTGGCAAACAACTTATAA
- a CDS encoding amidase family protein translates to MKDIHNLVDSHDGISLGEFVKKGEIKSEELLECCIERAEKVNPEINAIAEKLYDSARKATPHEGLFSGVPTFVKDLFAPVAEARMTNGSNALGEARPGMDDNLVSRLRKTGCTFIGTSTSPEFGASYTTESTRFGPTRNPWNTKHSSGGSSGGSAALVAARVVPFAHANDGGGSIRVPASCCGLFGMKPTRGRMPSGPLTGEGWGGFGTAHAISLSVRDSAALMDLTAGMDLGAPYASPSQSMSFLDATKTPVRPLRIALVESMDPWPSSPESLAAVRHAAKLCESLGHEVTQAELPVDLYQFFDQCFDIIGTNTRNYVELLGQMRGKDVSLDELQVHTRIMLREKGNIGAVQYVRAIESMHALGRRFANLMTEYDVILTPTLAKPPVLIGTLDVIDENKSADDLIQHYHSYSPYTCLFNATGQPAMSVPLYWTEQGLPIGAHFSGRFGDEETLFSLAAQLELAQPWFNNRPKVNACS, encoded by the coding sequence ATGAAAGACATACACAACTTAGTCGACTCACACGATGGAATAAGCCTTGGTGAATTCGTTAAAAAAGGCGAGATCAAAAGCGAGGAATTACTAGAGTGCTGCATAGAACGCGCTGAAAAAGTGAATCCGGAAATCAATGCGATTGCGGAAAAACTCTACGACTCTGCACGCAAGGCAACACCACATGAAGGTTTATTTTCTGGGGTCCCAACCTTTGTAAAAGACTTATTTGCTCCTGTAGCAGAAGCCCGCATGACCAATGGTTCAAACGCACTGGGCGAAGCCCGCCCAGGAATGGACGATAATCTTGTCAGCCGTTTACGTAAAACAGGCTGCACCTTTATCGGCACCAGTACATCACCTGAATTTGGCGCATCCTACACCACAGAATCCACTCGCTTTGGACCAACCCGTAATCCATGGAACACCAAACATAGTAGTGGTGGTTCTAGCGGTGGCTCTGCTGCATTGGTCGCTGCTCGCGTTGTGCCCTTTGCTCATGCCAATGATGGAGGCGGTTCCATTCGAGTTCCGGCGTCATGTTGCGGTCTATTTGGTATGAAGCCAACTCGTGGCCGTATGCCAAGTGGCCCATTAACGGGTGAAGGTTGGGGCGGCTTCGGCACCGCTCATGCCATTTCTCTTTCTGTACGTGACAGCGCCGCTCTAATGGATCTCACTGCGGGAATGGATCTTGGGGCACCCTACGCCTCACCGAGTCAATCCATGTCATTTCTTGATGCAACCAAAACACCAGTACGCCCACTGCGTATCGCACTGGTAGAAAGTATGGATCCTTGGCCTAGTTCACCAGAATCTTTAGCCGCAGTAAGACATGCCGCAAAATTGTGTGAAAGCTTAGGACACGAGGTAACTCAAGCCGAATTACCTGTCGATTTATACCAGTTCTTTGACCAGTGCTTCGACATCATTGGCACCAACACCAGAAACTATGTTGAACTCTTAGGACAAATGCGCGGTAAAGACGTTTCTCTAGATGAATTGCAGGTTCATACCCGCATTATGCTCCGAGAAAAAGGCAACATTGGTGCGGTTCAATATGTAAGAGCCATTGAATCCATGCATGCACTAGGTCGCCGCTTTGCTAATCTGATGACGGAATATGATGTGATTCTGACGCCAACACTGGCCAAACCACCCGTCTTGATTGGTACCTTGGATGTGATCGATGAAAACAAATCTGCCGATGACCTTATTCAGCATTACCACAGTTACTCACCCTACACCTGCCTATTCAATGCGACAGGGCAACCGGCCATGTCAGTGCCGCTGTACTGGACAGAACAAGGTTTACCCATTGGCGCACATTTTTCTGGCCGCTTTGGTGACGAAGAAACCCTTTTCTCACTTGCCGCCCAACTCGAACTAGCACAACCTTGGTTCAACAACAGACCAAAAGTAAACGCTTGCTCATAA
- a CDS encoding NAD-dependent succinate-semialdehyde dehydrogenase — protein MLKDMSLLKSCCLINGEWVEAKAKTTHPVTNPATGETIVEIPHLSPEEIPAVIEASKIAQKKWAALPAKERSAILRRWFTLIIENTDDLALLMTTEQGKPLAEAKGEIAYAASFIEWFAEEAKRIYGDTIPAPRADQRLTVIRQPIGVTAAITPWNFPAAMITRKAAPALAAGCSMIVRPADLTPLTALALAELAQRAGIPAGVFQVVTGSASKIGKVLTDSHVVSKLSFTGSTEVGRLLMAQCADTIKKVSLELGGNAPFIVFDDADLDKAVEGAMASKYRNAGQTCVCANRILVQRGIYDAFAAKLTEKVKALKVGNGTEEGTEIGPMIEEKAILKVEEHIKDAVSKGATLVHGGKRLGGLFIEPAVLTGVTADMNVAQEETFGPLAPLFPFDTEEEAIAMANDTIFGLAAYFFTRDHARMIRVSEGLEYGMVGHNTGLISNEVAPFGGVKQSGLGREGSKYGIEDYLEMKYICSSIA, from the coding sequence ATGTTAAAGGATATGTCTCTTCTTAAGTCTTGTTGTTTAATCAATGGTGAGTGGGTTGAAGCAAAAGCCAAAACCACCCACCCTGTTACCAATCCAGCGACGGGGGAGACCATTGTCGAGATTCCTCACCTTTCTCCTGAAGAAATCCCTGCGGTAATCGAAGCCTCTAAAATCGCCCAAAAGAAATGGGCCGCTTTACCTGCCAAAGAACGTTCGGCTATTTTGCGCCGCTGGTTTACCTTAATCATTGAAAACACCGATGACTTAGCGTTGCTGATGACCACTGAACAAGGCAAACCGTTGGCGGAAGCCAAAGGTGAAATTGCTTATGCCGCCTCTTTTATTGAATGGTTCGCAGAAGAAGCCAAACGCATTTACGGCGACACAATTCCCGCACCACGAGCAGATCAACGACTAACGGTTATTCGTCAACCTATTGGCGTGACCGCCGCCATTACACCGTGGAACTTCCCGGCGGCCATGATCACACGCAAAGCGGCTCCTGCGTTGGCTGCTGGTTGTTCGATGATTGTTCGTCCTGCCGATTTAACCCCTCTGACCGCATTAGCCTTGGCAGAATTGGCACAACGTGCTGGTATCCCAGCGGGCGTATTCCAAGTCGTTACTGGCTCTGCAAGCAAAATTGGTAAGGTACTCACTGATAGCCATGTGGTTAGCAAACTGTCTTTTACCGGTTCTACCGAAGTTGGCCGTTTGCTGATGGCGCAATGTGCCGACACCATCAAAAAAGTGTCCCTTGAATTAGGCGGCAACGCGCCCTTCATCGTTTTTGACGATGCTGACTTGGATAAAGCGGTTGAAGGCGCCATGGCCTCTAAATACCGTAATGCCGGTCAAACCTGTGTGTGCGCAAACCGAATTTTGGTTCAACGAGGTATTTACGATGCCTTTGCCGCCAAACTAACGGAAAAAGTCAAAGCCCTAAAAGTGGGTAACGGCACAGAAGAAGGCACAGAAATTGGCCCAATGATTGAAGAAAAAGCCATTCTGAAAGTGGAAGAACACATCAAGGACGCTGTCAGCAAAGGCGCGACTTTGGTTCATGGTGGCAAGCGTTTAGGTGGTTTATTTATTGAGCCCGCTGTATTAACAGGTGTAACAGCGGATATGAATGTTGCTCAAGAAGAGACCTTTGGCCCCCTTGCTCCGCTTTTCCCATTTGATACAGAAGAAGAAGCCATTGCGATGGCCAACGACACCATCTTTGGCTTAGCCGCTTACTTCTTTACCCGTGACCATGCTCGCATGATTCGTGTATCTGAAGGACTTGAGTACGGCATGGTTGGTCATAACACAGGCTTAATCTCCAATGAAGTCGCGCCTTTCGGTGGTGTTAAGCAATCAGGTCTTGGTCGTGAAGGTTCTAAGTACGGCATCGAAGATTATCTAGAAATGAAATACATCTGTAGCTCTATTGCTTAG
- a CDS encoding MFS transporter — MSNNNALSRQASGNKEGIVLVLGSSLTIMGSVMVAPMIPKIGAEFGPTTPDAATLVPLAIAGPALAIALFAPLAGLLADKAGRKKLLIIATFLYALFGFVPALLGDLHSIVISRLLFGCAEAAIMTCCTTLIADYWHGDQRMKFINFQVVAIGLIGSIFFVIGGMLGESSWRIPFYLYLLPLLLIPFMIKVLWEPSKESKSSEAEVVEQAPASAEKTAMFPLIISYLMILFGMVLNFVVPIQTPTLLVQMGVTSTTEIGMSAGLSLLATLIGSILWPVLRRLFGLNLCNAVLFALVGTGLWLLSNAATYQQVLIAVTIQGIGAGLMVPNIMAATMNILPAKVRGRGLGIFTSSLYLGQFVSPIIVSIILATGSDLHNTIYKLALAGLVVAALWVISSLFLNNKDTSPESKHSLS; from the coding sequence ATGTCGAATAATAATGCACTCTCTAGACAAGCATCAGGTAATAAGGAAGGTATTGTATTAGTACTTGGAAGTAGCCTAACTATCATGGGGTCCGTCATGGTGGCTCCGATGATTCCTAAAATTGGCGCAGAATTTGGGCCAACCACACCCGATGCCGCCACACTCGTGCCGCTAGCAATAGCAGGCCCCGCTTTGGCCATCGCGCTTTTTGCCCCATTAGCAGGCTTGCTGGCCGATAAAGCAGGACGTAAGAAATTACTGATTATTGCGACTTTTTTATATGCCCTGTTTGGCTTTGTTCCTGCTCTATTGGGCGATTTGCATAGTATCGTTATCTCGCGTCTTCTTTTCGGTTGTGCTGAAGCCGCCATAATGACGTGCTGTACGACATTAATCGCAGACTATTGGCATGGCGATCAAAGGATGAAGTTTATCAACTTTCAGGTCGTCGCCATTGGACTGATTGGCTCTATCTTCTTTGTCATTGGTGGAATGCTCGGTGAGTCTTCTTGGCGGATTCCGTTCTACTTGTATTTACTGCCTTTATTGCTGATTCCTTTCATGATCAAAGTACTATGGGAACCAAGTAAAGAGTCAAAATCATCTGAAGCGGAAGTCGTTGAGCAAGCGCCAGCCTCAGCAGAAAAAACGGCTATGTTTCCGCTTATCATCAGTTACCTAATGATCTTGTTTGGCATGGTGCTAAACTTTGTGGTTCCTATCCAAACACCAACCTTACTGGTTCAAATGGGAGTGACCTCCACCACAGAAATTGGCATGTCGGCAGGGCTAAGCTTATTAGCCACTTTAATAGGTTCCATTCTTTGGCCGGTATTACGTCGTTTATTCGGTCTTAACCTCTGTAACGCAGTACTGTTTGCTTTGGTTGGTACTGGGTTATGGTTACTGTCTAATGCAGCGACTTACCAACAAGTACTGATTGCTGTAACGATTCAAGGCATTGGCGCTGGTCTGATGGTGCCAAATATCATGGCGGCAACAATGAATATCCTTCCAGCAAAAGTACGTGGACGTGGTTTGGGGATTTTTACATCCAGCTTATATCTTGGTCAGTTTGTCAGCCCCATTATCGTGAGCATCATTTTAGCAACTGGCTCAGACCTTCATAACACTATTTATAAACTCGCACTGGCAGGCTTGGTGGTTGCTGCTCTATGGGTGATATCCAGTCTTTTTCTTAATAATAAAGACACCAGCCCAGAATCAAAACATTCTTTATCCTAG
- a CDS encoding helix-turn-helix transcriptional regulator, whose amino-acid sequence MFLSIRKQRISFLMINLLQQIKHRRLALNLKQNDMLMRIGISRQQYQRLEAKGNPRLDTLELIAKGLNSDVMLIPKEKLNAVLAVLESDGNNTSLPHKQPDHSEEQKKLSDDPWKGLLEDGDENDNGN is encoded by the coding sequence ATGTTTCTATCTATTCGAAAGCAACGTATTAGTTTCCTTATGATAAACCTACTACAGCAAATCAAACATCGCCGTTTAGCACTGAACCTCAAGCAGAATGACATGCTAATGCGTATTGGCATTTCTAGGCAGCAATACCAGCGGCTTGAAGCAAAGGGCAACCCAAGACTTGATACTCTTGAACTGATTGCTAAGGGCCTAAATAGCGACGTCATGCTGATTCCAAAAGAAAAGCTGAATGCTGTTTTAGCGGTTCTTGAAAGTGATGGTAACAACACATCTTTACCGCACAAACAGCCTGATCATTCTGAAGAACAAAAAAAACTATCGGATGATCCATGGAAAGGATTACTAGAAGATGGAGACGAAAATGACAACGGAAATTAG
- a CDS encoding transporter: MKTLKSKLLLTAMGSATLLAFPHWALATENGAPTTAMGVYDFGAGFMPPATDIGAFGLRTAYYSSDSNRNASGNDNGTDFSLDVLSLGLAYVKMTNHEVLGAKYGFSTVLPFFNMDASLKIPVASIDRKASVTKQADLQITPLILQWTLSPNLAMNAQFQIQAPTGDYDKNRLVSPGLNHWAFSPIYNVSYISNTGFEVSSSFELDINTKNSDTDYKNGIEYRHEFAIGQHVNEWTLGLGGYYYRQLTDDKTYSGYSGQPISDGNRAETLAAGPALTYFKPGLPIVSFHAYKEFRTSNRAQGYNLALRISQSF, encoded by the coding sequence ATGAAAACGCTTAAAAGCAAACTACTATTAACAGCCATGGGAAGTGCCACCTTATTGGCTTTCCCTCACTGGGCACTAGCAACCGAAAACGGCGCACCAACAACCGCAATGGGCGTATATGACTTTGGCGCAGGCTTCATGCCACCAGCAACAGATATTGGTGCCTTTGGTTTACGTACGGCCTACTACAGCTCTGACTCGAACCGAAATGCATCCGGTAATGATAACGGTACCGACTTTTCACTCGACGTGTTAAGCCTTGGTTTAGCTTATGTGAAAATGACTAACCACGAAGTGCTCGGGGCTAAATATGGCTTCAGTACGGTTCTGCCATTCTTTAATATGGACGCTTCACTAAAAATACCTGTCGCCTCTATCGATCGAAAAGCATCCGTTACAAAACAAGCCGATTTGCAGATCACGCCCTTGATACTACAGTGGACCTTGTCTCCAAACTTGGCCATGAATGCCCAATTTCAAATTCAAGCACCTACTGGAGACTACGACAAAAACCGCCTAGTGTCCCCAGGCCTGAACCATTGGGCTTTCTCTCCAATTTATAATGTTAGCTATATTTCCAATACAGGTTTTGAAGTTTCTTCCAGCTTTGAATTAGACATTAATACCAAAAACTCAGACACAGATTATAAAAACGGTATCGAATACCGTCATGAATTCGCCATTGGGCAACACGTCAATGAGTGGACCCTAGGCTTAGGGGGTTATTACTACCGTCAGCTAACCGATGACAAAACTTACTCCGGCTATTCAGGCCAACCTATCTCCGATGGCAATCGTGCGGAAACCTTAGCCGCAGGACCAGCATTAACCTACTTTAAACCGGGATTACCTATCGTTTCATTCCATGCCTATAAAGAGTTTAGAACGTCCAACCGAGCGCAAGGTTACAACCTAGCTTTACGTATTTCTCAATCATTCTAA